The following are encoded in a window of Candidatus Campbellbacteria bacterium genomic DNA:
- a CDS encoding penicillin-binding protein 2 translates to MRKKEPGTLGLKFILVTTFVAAIVIVTKLFFIQIVEGNEYENRAANQYIRPIHQLFNRGDIYMQPREGEPLPVAMIETTYVLYINPQVLSNPVETFKKINEITEIDEESYFKKTAKLEDPYEILKRDLPEEVKEEISDLNIKGVSTHPERKRYYPSGSLASQVIGFMSYDKNELVGTYGIEREFQDILEDKNNEGHINIFAEVLLNNPVTENNEREGNADVVLTLEPSIQIFVEKELKNLREKYNAKQAGAIVMDPNTGKIVSMASSPTFDLNQFSSANSEYYSNPNVSNVYEMGSIMKALTMAVGLESGAISTDSTFYDKGYIEADGYKITNVYKGARGETSMQGIIDHSMNTGASWIVDQVGKNKFADYFRSLGLGERTGISLPSEASGLIDNLESPRKIEYYTASFGQGIATTPIATVRALSALANGGKLVDPYIVDEIYQADGSTKTPKRNAPKQIFSEETTTQVSRMLVNLVDETLDLIIEGDQSISTHTVAAKTGTAQVSSDLISGYSESDSFHSFFGYFPAYDPKFIVFLWVDRPEGVTYASGSLTSPFFNITNYMIDHYAINPDR, encoded by the coding sequence ATGAGAAAGAAGGAGCCAGGAACACTTGGACTCAAGTTCATCCTAGTGACTACATTTGTGGCGGCTATTGTTATCGTAACGAAATTGTTTTTTATACAAATTGTAGAAGGAAACGAGTACGAGAACCGTGCCGCAAACCAATATATTCGTCCCATACACCAACTGTTTAACAGGGGGGATATTTATATGCAACCACGAGAAGGAGAGCCGTTGCCAGTCGCGATGATAGAAACAACGTATGTCCTATACATAAATCCACAAGTATTGAGTAATCCCGTAGAGACCTTTAAAAAAATAAATGAAATAACAGAAATTGATGAAGAATCTTATTTTAAAAAAACAGCAAAACTAGAAGATCCTTATGAAATTTTGAAACGGGACCTACCTGAAGAAGTAAAAGAAGAAATAAGTGATTTAAATATAAAAGGCGTTTCTACACACCCAGAAAGAAAGCGCTATTACCCATCAGGATCACTAGCTTCACAGGTCATTGGTTTTATGAGTTATGACAAAAACGAACTGGTTGGTACTTATGGTATAGAAAGAGAATTTCAAGATATTCTAGAAGATAAAAACAACGAAGGACACATTAATATTTTTGCGGAAGTCCTTTTAAACAATCCAGTAACCGAAAATAACGAAAGAGAAGGGAACGCCGACGTTGTTCTGACTCTTGAACCTTCAATACAAATATTTGTAGAAAAGGAATTAAAGAACTTAAGAGAAAAGTACAACGCCAAACAAGCTGGGGCGATAGTAATGGATCCCAATACCGGCAAGATAGTATCTATGGCATCAAGTCCGACCTTTGACTTGAATCAATTCAGTAGCGCAAATTCGGAATACTACTCTAATCCTAATGTCTCAAACGTATATGAAATGGGATCTATAATGAAAGCTCTAACAATGGCGGTCGGGTTGGAATCCGGAGCTATATCGACAGATAGTACATTTTACGACAAAGGATACATTGAAGCCGACGGATACAAGATCACCAATGTATACAAAGGCGCACGTGGGGAAACAAGTATGCAAGGAATAATAGACCACTCAATGAATACGGGTGCTTCTTGGATAGTTGATCAAGTAGGCAAGAACAAATTTGCAGATTATTTTAGATCATTAGGATTAGGAGAGAGAACAGGCATTTCACTTCCGAGTGAAGCCAGTGGTTTAATTGACAACTTAGAAAGTCCGCGAAAAATCGAGTACTATACGGCTTCTTTTGGTCAAGGTATAGCAACTACGCCGATAGCTACCGTCAGAGCATTGTCGGCACTTGCAAACGGTGGGAAATTGGTAGATCCATACATAGTTGATGAGATCTACCAAGCTGACGGAAGTACAAAAACTCCGAAAAGAAATGCGCCAAAACAAATATTTTCCGAAGAAACGACCACCCAAGTTTCGAGAATGTTGGTTAATTTAGTAGATGAAACTCTTGACCTAATAATAGAAGGAGATCAAAGTATATCTACCCATACAGTAGCCGCGAAAACTGGTACGGCCCAAGTTTCTAGTGATCTAATTAGTGGATACTCGGAAAGCGATTCGTTTCATTCCTTTTTTGGATATTTCCCGGCATATGATCCAAAATTTATAGTATTTTTATGGGTAGACCGTCCGGAAGGTGTTACCTATGCTTCCGGGTCACTGACCAGTCCATTTTTTAACATTACTAATTACATGATCGATCATTACGCCATAAATCCAGATAGATAA
- the mraZ gene encoding division/cell wall cluster transcriptional repressor MraZ — protein sequence MLIGEYTHTLDSKKRISLPSKFRKELGKTVVATQGLDNCVAIYPLSAWRSTTEKLAEMSMGQSGSRDFSRFMLTGAKEVDVDSAGRILIPDFLKDFAGLKNKVVLAGVHNRVEIWNEKAWNEYKKRVQKQADVLAEKLGELGMI from the coding sequence ATGCTGATCGGAGAATATACACACACACTGGACTCAAAGAAGCGCATTTCTTTGCCGTCAAAGTTTCGCAAAGAATTGGGAAAAACAGTGGTAGCCACGCAGGGGCTAGACAATTGTGTAGCGATCTATCCGCTCAGCGCTTGGCGCTCTACGACAGAAAAATTGGCGGAAATGTCTATGGGCCAATCGGGGTCTAGGGACTTCAGTCGATTTATGCTTACGGGCGCTAAAGAGGTAGACGTAGACAGCGCGGGACGTATTCTCATTCCAGATTTTTTAAAAGATTTTGCCGGATTGAAAAACAAAGTTGTACTCGCGGGAGTGCACAACAGAGTTGAGATCTGGAACGAAAAAGCCTGGAACGAATACAAGAAGCGCGTTCAAAAACAAGCAGATGTACTTGCCGAAAAGCTAGGGGAGCTGGGAATGATCTAA
- a CDS encoding FAD-dependent oxidoreductase translates to MNDTLYDTVILGGGPAGVAAAVYAARKKIKTLLITKEFGGQSVVASEIENWIGEEEISGFELAMKLEKHVKKYKEDVDIKTPETVTKIEKVACEDEARVCDFVVTTESGDTYRAKSVIYALGGRRRKLGIPGEDRLEGTGVSYCATCDAPLFSDKKVVVVGGGNAGAEAAVDLLPYAEKVTILQNKDQLTADTATVDRINSEEKIEVITNASAQEITGSQTVEGVVYKDENGEEKTIEAGGVFVEIGSIPNSELVEDMVETDDHGQIKIDPRHGSTSQPGLYAAGDVTDDPYKQNNTAAGDAVKAALAAYSYVQNLPKRSPAEEPEE, encoded by the coding sequence ATGAATGATACTTTATACGACACGGTAATATTAGGCGGGGGTCCAGCCGGAGTCGCTGCCGCGGTCTATGCCGCTAGAAAGAAAATTAAAACTCTACTGATCACAAAAGAATTTGGCGGACAATCAGTGGTGGCAAGTGAGATCGAGAACTGGATAGGAGAAGAAGAAATAAGTGGCTTTGAGCTTGCAATGAAGTTAGAAAAACACGTCAAAAAATATAAAGAAGATGTGGACATCAAAACTCCCGAGACAGTAACTAAAATAGAGAAAGTTGCCTGCGAAGACGAAGCGCGAGTATGTGACTTCGTGGTCACTACTGAGAGTGGAGATACTTACAGAGCCAAAAGTGTTATATACGCACTTGGTGGTAGGCGAAGAAAGTTGGGCATACCCGGAGAAGATCGCTTAGAGGGCACAGGCGTCAGTTACTGCGCAACCTGCGACGCTCCTCTATTCAGTGACAAGAAAGTCGTTGTAGTTGGGGGCGGTAATGCTGGCGCGGAAGCCGCCGTTGATCTTCTTCCCTACGCCGAAAAAGTAACTATCCTTCAGAATAAAGATCAACTTACCGCAGATACGGCAACGGTAGATCGTATCAACTCAGAAGAAAAAATTGAAGTGATCACAAACGCGTCGGCCCAAGAAATAACCGGATCTCAGACTGTAGAGGGGGTTGTATATAAAGATGAAAACGGCGAAGAAAAAACCATAGAAGCAGGCGGTGTATTTGTCGAGATCGGGTCAATACCAAACTCTGAATTGGTTGAAGATATGGTTGAAACAGATGATCACGGTCAAATAAAAATAGATCCAAGACACGGAAGTACTTCCCAGCCCGGATTATATGCCGCGGGAGATGTTACGGACGATCCGTATAAGCAGAATAATACGGCAGCCGGAGACGCTGTAAAAGCAGCTCTGGCAGCTTATAGCTACGTTCAAAACCTCCCTAAAAGAAGTCCAGCCGAGGAGCCAGAGGAATAA
- the murF gene encoding UDP-N-acetylmuramoyl-tripeptide--D-alanyl-D-alanine ligase, whose amino-acid sequence MKNIIKKILISILQNEAKLALKRHSPFVIAVVGSVGKTSTKDAVAAALSPALNVRKSKKSYNSDIGIPLTILGLNNPWSNPFQWILVLFRGLVEIFNKDFPEILVMEVGADHPGDISELSSWLKTDIIVATQFAKVPVHIENFPSREAVLQEKLSILKTLKPDGYIIANSDDEEFTEAFKDMNRKAEIYTYGLMPPAYALGSSEQFTFDENDRVNGFTFKIECESNVFPIKVKNVLGDQHKYPILAGFTVAKVLDINTVLVLDGLSTIKYEPGRMRIIEGVKDSTIIDDSYNSSPIATRRALEAFTRVPSTGKKIAILGEMLELGKYGEEEHKKMGGLAASSSDILVAVGKFARDTAEGALVTGMDESYILQFENAREAGKYVEHLIEKGDLVLIKGSQGTRMEKAVIELMAHPEDKEKLLARQEEEWSRR is encoded by the coding sequence ATGAAAAATATTATTAAAAAAATTCTTATTTCTATATTGCAGAATGAAGCGAAATTAGCTCTGAAGAGACACTCGCCATTTGTTATTGCCGTGGTCGGAAGCGTCGGCAAGACCTCTACAAAAGACGCTGTAGCGGCTGCGCTCTCTCCGGCGCTTAACGTAAGAAAAAGCAAAAAGAGCTATAACTCAGATATAGGGATCCCTTTAACAATCTTGGGATTAAATAACCCTTGGAGTAATCCTTTTCAATGGATCCTCGTGCTATTTAGAGGTTTAGTAGAAATATTTAACAAAGATTTTCCGGAAATACTTGTAATGGAAGTGGGCGCTGATCATCCAGGAGACATTTCTGAGTTATCAAGCTGGTTGAAAACAGATATCATTGTCGCGACTCAGTTTGCAAAAGTTCCGGTGCACATAGAGAACTTCCCATCAAGAGAAGCAGTTCTTCAGGAGAAACTTTCTATACTAAAGACATTAAAACCCGACGGTTATATCATTGCCAATTCAGACGATGAAGAGTTTACTGAAGCATTTAAAGATATGAATCGTAAGGCAGAAATATACACCTACGGACTTATGCCTCCAGCTTACGCGCTGGGATCAAGCGAGCAATTCACGTTTGATGAAAACGATAGGGTTAACGGATTCACTTTTAAAATCGAGTGCGAGAGCAATGTATTCCCAATCAAGGTTAAAAACGTGTTGGGCGACCAACATAAATATCCAATACTGGCAGGATTTACAGTAGCTAAGGTACTAGACATAAATACTGTTTTGGTACTAGACGGACTAAGTACGATCAAGTACGAGCCGGGAAGAATGAGAATAATTGAGGGCGTTAAAGATAGTACAATAATAGATGATTCATACAATTCTTCTCCAATCGCAACCAGACGCGCTCTTGAAGCTTTTACGAGAGTACCGAGTACAGGCAAGAAAATAGCGATACTTGGTGAAATGCTAGAACTGGGAAAGTATGGAGAAGAAGAGCATAAAAAAATGGGCGGGCTGGCAGCTTCTTCCTCAGACATTTTAGTGGCCGTAGGAAAATTTGCTAGAGACACCGCCGAAGGCGCGCTGGTTACCGGAATGGATGAAAGTTACATACTACAATTTGAAAATGCTAGAGAAGCAGGAAAATACGTGGAACATTTGATCGAGAAAGGGGACTTGGTGCTGATAAAGGGCTCACAGGGGACTAGAATGGAAAAAGCAGTTATCGAGCTTATGGCACACCCGGAGGACAAGGAAAAATTATTAGCGCGCCAGGAGGAAGAGTGGTCAAGGAGGTAG
- the rsmH gene encoding 16S rRNA (cytosine(1402)-N(4))-methyltransferase RsmH, with protein MTHKTVLLHETIDGLDFHPGDTFLDGTFNDGGHSVEVCKTHQGSVRIIGIDLDSDALSRAREVFLEKPCRITLHEENFKNLDTVLDEEDIEEVDAILFDLGFSSVQLEESGRGFSFLRDEPLKMTLSKEESGLTAKEIVNEWDQEHIESIIRHYGEERRAKKIAEKIVEARSEKPITSTKELAEIISEATGKRKSKIHPATKTFQALRITVNDEIESLKTGLEKGFERLSPDGRFAVISFHSLEDRIVKRFFRNKHREGLALNLTKKPITPTPEEIQNNRRSRSAKLRIIKKLKI; from the coding sequence ATGACACACAAGACTGTTCTTTTACACGAAACCATTGACGGATTAGATTTTCATCCGGGAGATACATTCCTGGATGGAACCTTTAACGACGGAGGTCATTCGGTCGAAGTATGTAAGACGCACCAGGGATCCGTTCGGATCATTGGAATTGACTTAGACAGTGACGCTTTATCGAGAGCAAGAGAGGTATTTTTAGAAAAACCATGTAGGATCACCCTACATGAAGAAAATTTCAAAAACCTCGATACTGTACTAGATGAAGAAGACATAGAAGAAGTAGACGCCATACTTTTTGATCTAGGATTCTCAAGTGTTCAACTAGAAGAATCGGGCAGAGGCTTTTCATTCCTTCGCGATGAACCTCTGAAGATGACCTTGTCCAAAGAAGAAAGCGGTTTAACGGCCAAAGAGATAGTGAACGAATGGGACCAAGAACACATAGAGTCAATTATCAGACACTATGGTGAAGAAAGAAGGGCAAAGAAGATCGCAGAAAAGATCGTCGAGGCAAGAAGCGAAAAGCCTATCACTAGCACTAAAGAACTAGCTGAAATAATTTCTGAAGCAACGGGGAAGAGAAAAAGCAAAATCCATCCGGCTACAAAAACATTTCAGGCTTTGCGCATAACCGTCAATGATGAAATCGAATCCCTAAAAACAGGTTTAGAAAAAGGCTTTGAAAGGCTCTCGCCTGATGGAAGGTTTGCAGTTATAAGCTTTCACAGTCTCGAAGATAGAATCGTTAAACGATTTTTCAGAAATAAGCACAGAGAAGGCTTAGCTCTAAACCTTACCAAAAAACCAATAACTCCAACCCCAGAAGAAATACAAAATAATAGAAGATCCAGAAGTGCTAAATTAAGAATTATTAAAAAATTAAAGATATGA
- a CDS encoding rhodanese-like domain-containing protein codes for MEEFKTLTREELKSWMDEEKDFVLVDVLSEGSYNSKHLPGAKHASVKESDFQEKIQEMVPEKDKPVVVYCGSFSCQLSPFAAHKLSEMGYTEVYDFEGGLADWQDGGYSLEGATAEEEN; via the coding sequence ATGGAAGAATTTAAAACATTAACTCGAGAAGAACTTAAAAGTTGGATGGACGAGGAGAAAGACTTTGTGCTAGTAGATGTACTTTCCGAGGGATCCTATAACTCCAAGCATTTACCCGGAGCTAAGCACGCTAGTGTCAAAGAATCTGATTTTCAAGAAAAGATTCAGGAAATGGTACCCGAAAAAGACAAGCCCGTAGTGGTCTATTGCGGAAGCTTTTCTTGTCAGCTTTCTCCGTTTGCGGCTCACAAGCTTTCTGAGATGGGATATACAGAGGTATATGATTTCGAAGGCGGCTTAGCGGACTGGCAAGACGGCGGTTATTCGCTTGAAGGTGCTACCGCCGAAGAAGAGAACTAA
- a CDS encoding glyceraldehyde 3-phosphate dehydrogenase NAD-binding domain-containing protein: MDKLKVAINGFGRIGRAFFKQALDDEKVEIVAINDLGELENLVYLLRFDSAYGRYNKEVKMESDGDTRYLSVDGEKVRFINESDPNDLPWKELDVDVVVESTGVFTEKEKAAGHIKAGAKRVVISANAKGGVDHVILGANDFSETLDKITSDGSCTTNAIVPLASLLEMSVGIERGFMTTVHGYTASQNIVDGPNGKFERGRAGAQNIVLTTTSAAEAAPKALPFLEENTFDAMAIRVPVITGSVVDFIFVASRDTTAEEINEIFTNASKEEKWQKTLSVTSEKLVSSDIIGEPYGAIVAMPETKVLGGNLVKVMAWYDNEWGYTQTLLEHVKSLAPYVN, from the coding sequence ATGGATAAATTAAAAGTTGCAATAAATGGTTTTGGAAGGATCGGCCGTGCCTTCTTCAAGCAAGCTCTAGATGATGAGAAAGTTGAAATTGTCGCGATCAATGACTTAGGAGAGCTTGAAAATCTTGTTTATCTACTACGGTTTGATTCCGCTTATGGCCGTTATAACAAGGAGGTAAAAATGGAGTCGGATGGAGATACACGGTACCTCTCAGTAGATGGAGAAAAAGTTAGATTTATTAATGAGTCTGATCCGAACGACCTTCCTTGGAAAGAGTTAGACGTTGATGTGGTGGTGGAGTCAACCGGAGTATTTACTGAGAAAGAAAAAGCCGCCGGACACATCAAGGCGGGCGCAAAGCGAGTTGTAATTTCAGCGAATGCTAAAGGTGGAGTTGATCACGTAATACTGGGTGCCAACGACTTTAGTGAGACCTTGGATAAAATTACCTCTGACGGTTCTTGCACTACTAACGCTATTGTGCCATTGGCATCTCTTCTTGAGATGTCAGTTGGAATAGAACGTGGATTTATGACAACGGTTCACGGTTATACAGCTTCACAAAATATAGTTGATGGTCCTAACGGAAAATTTGAAAGAGGTAGAGCAGGCGCTCAGAATATAGTATTGACCACAACTTCAGCAGCAGAAGCTGCTCCCAAGGCATTGCCCTTTCTAGAGGAAAATACGTTTGACGCTATGGCTATAAGGGTGCCGGTAATTACAGGTTCGGTTGTAGATTTCATTTTTGTTGCCAGTCGAGATACTACGGCTGAAGAGATAAATGAAATATTCACGAACGCGAGTAAAGAAGAAAAATGGCAAAAAACCCTTTCCGTAACTTCCGAAAAGTTGGTTTCGAGCGATATTATCGGCGAACCCTATGGCGCGATCGTGGCTATGCCTGAAACTAAAGTTCTCGGCGGCAACTTGGTAAAAGTTATGGCTTGGTATGATAATGAATGGGGTTACACGCAGACACTGCTAGAGCACGTAAAGTCTCTGGCTCCTTATGTAAACTAG
- a CDS encoding GatB/YqeY domain-containing protein, whose protein sequence is MIHEDLNRELKEAMKAREAVRLSVIRDLKSAFTNELVSLGKKPDDLLDDENALKVVRRKINQRKDSIEQYKKAGRDELVAKERSELEVLEGYLPTQLNDEEIQELVEKKKKELEISEAKDMGRLIGAVMKEVGSRADGKRVQEIVKNSIS, encoded by the coding sequence ATGATCCACGAAGATCTCAACAGAGAATTAAAAGAGGCTATGAAAGCGCGAGAAGCGGTGCGGCTGTCTGTTATACGAGACCTGAAGAGCGCGTTCACAAATGAGCTCGTCTCTCTAGGTAAAAAACCGGATGATCTTTTAGACGACGAGAACGCTCTCAAGGTAGTACGACGTAAGATCAATCAGCGTAAGGATTCTATTGAGCAATACAAAAAGGCCGGCCGTGACGAACTTGTCGCAAAAGAACGATCAGAGCTCGAAGTATTGGAAGGATATTTACCAACTCAATTAAACGACGAGGAAATACAGGAATTGGTCGAAAAAAAGAAAAAAGAGCTAGAAATTTCTGAAGCAAAAGATATGGGCCGTCTTATAGGGGCAGTTATGAAAGAGGTGGGATCGCGCGCGGATGGAAAAAGAGTTCAAGAGATAGTTAAAAATAGCATATCTTAG
- a CDS encoding HAD-IC family P-type ATPase, whose protein sequence is MNESNKDHYQLDPENTLESLGVDRETGLTSDEVKKRLEKYGTNTFEKGKEKTLWDSFLKQIKNPLVYILFGALVATIFLEEFLDAIVIAIAITLNTVIGMVQEGRASQAFQKLSESQEKFASVIRNNKRSVISTEKLLPGDIVLVEAGSNVPADLRIIESRNLQTDESALTGESKAVSKTSDAITEEAEITEQKNMAFMGTLAVAGSGVGVVTATGNQTEIGKIAKNLATLEAAKTPVQENLESLASLLAKGVVFILAFVILVGVLQDRALGETILISVAIAVSILPEGLPASVTVVLAIGMEAILKKGGLVKNLLAAETLGSTTTILTDKTGTLTQARMSLDEIITTSTIDEESKDDKVDPIDDQDQRSLLLTALRASDAFVTEEEGEIVVKGRPIEKALLEAALKLDISKEKLDKEQKQLDFLPFESKNRFAASLNETPQGEILHISGAPEVLLNSANRIFIDNEDKEITDDIREKFQKRLKSESEKGSRVIAISYKPSSKNELAQYRNEDTEKLLDDSIFVGLITLKDPIREDVPKAVSTALEAGTRVIMLTGDLPETAKSIAVEAGIATEKSQVILGKETTKMEDKELLGVLKNNTVFARVLPDQKLRISELLKQDKEIVAMTGDGVNDAPALRNANIGVAVGSGTEVAKASSDLILLDDSFAIVVSAIAEGRRIISNLKKITSYLLSTNVGECIALVGSLVLAFPLPLLPTQILWVNIIGEGLLNFALAFEPAEKGSMKRSPRIASMRNVLSINVKKLILIVGISTGVILLSLFYFLLQTTLSIEEVRTIMFITLSMGTTLYAFSFKNLTHSIFKTNLFSNRFLIVALFINIFILYLSLTVPALQTLLSLVPLSIDILAIALAASVANLIVIELGKVIVFGRNRAK, encoded by the coding sequence ATGAACGAGTCGAACAAAGATCATTATCAACTGGATCCCGAAAACACCTTAGAATCCTTAGGTGTCGATCGAGAAACCGGACTTACTTCCGACGAGGTTAAAAAGCGGCTTGAAAAATACGGCACTAACACATTCGAAAAGGGGAAGGAGAAAACACTTTGGGATAGCTTCTTAAAGCAAATCAAAAACCCTCTTGTTTACATACTTTTTGGGGCACTGGTTGCAACTATTTTTCTCGAGGAATTTCTTGATGCCATAGTTATAGCGATAGCCATTACCTTGAATACCGTTATAGGAATGGTTCAGGAGGGTAGGGCATCACAGGCTTTCCAAAAACTTTCTGAATCACAGGAGAAGTTTGCCTCTGTAATTCGAAATAATAAACGCAGTGTAATATCAACAGAAAAGCTTTTACCCGGAGATATTGTGCTAGTTGAAGCGGGCAGTAATGTACCAGCTGATCTGCGCATTATAGAATCTCGAAACCTGCAAACAGACGAATCCGCACTCACTGGAGAATCGAAAGCAGTCTCAAAGACGAGTGATGCCATTACAGAAGAAGCAGAAATAACGGAGCAAAAGAATATGGCCTTTATGGGTACCTTGGCGGTAGCCGGCTCGGGTGTCGGAGTTGTAACCGCAACCGGCAACCAGACAGAGATAGGTAAGATCGCAAAAAATCTAGCAACCCTTGAGGCGGCCAAAACACCTGTGCAAGAAAACCTAGAATCGCTCGCAAGTCTTTTAGCCAAAGGTGTTGTCTTCATTTTGGCCTTCGTTATTTTGGTCGGAGTTTTACAAGACCGAGCGCTTGGCGAAACTATTTTGATCTCGGTTGCTATAGCCGTAAGTATTTTGCCGGAGGGACTACCCGCTTCCGTAACTGTGGTACTTGCGATAGGTATGGAGGCCATATTAAAAAAGGGCGGACTTGTTAAAAACCTTTTGGCAGCAGAGACACTTGGATCTACCACTACTATATTGACTGACAAAACAGGGACTCTTACGCAAGCCAGAATGAGTCTCGATGAGATAATAACTACCAGCACAATCGATGAAGAGTCTAAAGACGACAAGGTAGACCCCATAGACGACCAAGATCAAAGATCACTACTACTGACGGCACTGCGAGCATCAGACGCGTTTGTCACCGAAGAAGAAGGGGAGATCGTGGTAAAGGGAAGACCGATCGAGAAAGCGCTTTTAGAAGCGGCGCTTAAGTTAGATATTTCAAAAGAAAAACTTGATAAAGAGCAAAAACAACTGGACTTTTTGCCGTTTGAATCCAAAAACAGGTTTGCGGCTTCATTAAATGAAACCCCTCAAGGTGAAATTCTACATATTAGCGGCGCACCGGAGGTACTTTTAAATTCAGCCAACAGGATATTCATAGATAATGAAGATAAAGAAATTACTGATGACATCAGAGAAAAGTTCCAAAAAAGACTGAAGTCGGAAAGCGAGAAAGGTAGCAGAGTTATCGCTATCTCATACAAACCGTCTTCGAAAAATGAACTTGCCCAATATCGAAACGAAGACACTGAGAAACTATTAGATGATTCAATTTTCGTAGGATTGATAACCTTGAAAGACCCTATACGGGAAGATGTTCCAAAAGCCGTTAGTACCGCTCTTGAAGCGGGCACAAGGGTTATTATGCTTACTGGCGACCTTCCTGAAACAGCCAAGAGTATCGCGGTTGAAGCGGGTATTGCTACAGAAAAGAGTCAGGTAATACTGGGCAAAGAGACCACAAAAATGGAGGATAAAGAACTGCTAGGGGTGCTGAAAAATAACACCGTATTCGCCAGAGTATTACCCGATCAAAAGCTTCGTATTTCAGAGCTACTAAAGCAAGACAAAGAAATTGTAGCCATGACCGGAGACGGAGTGAACGACGCACCGGCACTGCGAAACGCCAATATCGGTGTCGCAGTCGGCAGTGGAACTGAAGTAGCTAAAGCTTCTTCGGACTTGATACTTCTTGACGACAGTTTCGCCATAGTTGTTTCGGCCATCGCCGAAGGTAGGCGGATCATCAGTAATCTTAAAAAGATTACCTCGTATTTGTTGTCTACAAATGTAGGTGAATGTATAGCCCTGGTTGGCTCTTTAGTTCTCGCGTTTCCATTACCGCTATTACCAACACAAATACTTTGGGTAAATATTATTGGCGAGGGTTTGTTGAATTTTGCCCTAGCGTTTGAGCCAGCAGAGAAGGGAAGTATGAAACGGAGTCCACGCATAGCCAGTATGAGAAATGTATTGTCTATTAATGTTAAAAAGTTGATCCTTATTGTGGGAATTTCTACCGGAGTTATTTTGCTTTCGCTTTTCTATTTCCTATTACAAACTACTCTTTCGATAGAAGAAGTTCGTACAATTATGTTCATAACTCTATCAATGGGAACAACTCTATACGCGTTCTCGTTTAAAAATTTAACCCACTCTATCTTTAAAACAAACTTGTTTTCAAATCGCTTCCTTATAGTTGCTTTGTTCATTAACATATTTATCCTCTACCTCTCCTTGACGGTTCCGGCGCTGCAAACTCTTCTTTCGCTTGTTCCTCTTAGCATTGATATCCTTGCTATCGCCTTGGCCGCAAGCGTGGCAAACCTCATAGTTATAGAACTTGGAAAGGTCATAGTCTTTGGACGCAACAGAGCAAAATAG